Proteins encoded by one window of Conger conger chromosome 1, fConCon1.1, whole genome shotgun sequence:
- the slc66a3 gene encoding solute carrier family 66 member 3, whose product MDAETMLDFANFSTLFVCMVLKFPQIFVLMQAKSTTGVSLKSLLLELIGFIVFITYQMYYNYPPPTYLEYPILIAQDVVLLLMILHYDGNLRQSLLYIAVFVGGWQLLTVQKWVIDLAMSLCTLISAGSKFAQLQCLWQAKDSGQVSALSWGMATYTCLARIFTTVMTTGDTQVLVRFIVMAILNGWVTGVVLYYRRKGIKRD is encoded by the exons ATGGACGCTGAGACTATGCTTGATTTCGCCAACTTCAGCACCCTGTTCGTGTGCATGGTGCTCAAATTTCCACAGATATTCGTACTGATGCAGGCGAAATCGACCACGGGCGTGAGCCTAAAAAGTCTTCTGTTAGAGCTCATTGG GTTCATCGTGTTCATCACCTACCAGATGTACTACAACTACCCACCACCCACCTACCTGGAGTACCCTATCCTGATCGCCCAAG ATGTCGTTCTGTTGCTGATGATCCTCCACTATGACGGGAACCTGAGACAGAGCCTGCTGTACATAGCAGT GTTTGTCGGGGGCTGGCAGCTCCTCACGGTGCAGAAGTGGGTCATCGACCTGGCCATG AGCCTGTGTACCCTGATCAGTGCTGGCAGTAAGTTTGCCCAGCTGCAGTGTCTGTGGCAGGCCAAGGATTCAGGCCAGGTCAGCGCCCTGTCCTGGGGCATGGCAACCTACACCTGCCTGG CCCGGATCTTCACCACGGTCATGACGACAGGAGACACGCAAG TTCTGGTGAGGTTCATCGTCATGGCGATACTAAACGGCTGGGTGACGGGCGTGGTGCTGTACTACAGGCGGAAAGGGATCAAGCGGGATTGA